Proteins from a genomic interval of Diaminobutyricimonas aerilata:
- a CDS encoding C40 family peptidase has translation MSVTEAIASIQQIESRLQQLFGPQGTTAAPPASTTPASAADFARVLGGQAPATGTPVAGSGQLTGDSIVAAAKKYLGVPYVFAGEDASGMDCSGLVQRVFADHGIDVPRLVRDQKNLGTEVPSLAEARPGDLIVTGGGGHISIYAGDGMVIHAPYPGRTVSLQKLWVGEDGIDTIRRIAPTQSAPPAPAPIAPAATDVTALLASALGGSGLGGSGLGGAGLSAGLGGAGLGGSAAGAGTIARLLVAQSALLAGARS, from the coding sequence ATGAGCGTCACCGAGGCGATCGCGTCGATCCAGCAGATCGAGTCGCGGCTGCAGCAGCTGTTCGGACCGCAGGGCACCACGGCGGCACCGCCCGCGTCGACGACTCCCGCATCCGCCGCCGACTTCGCCCGGGTGCTCGGCGGCCAGGCGCCGGCGACGGGCACCCCGGTCGCCGGCAGCGGCCAGCTGACCGGCGACAGCATCGTCGCGGCGGCGAAGAAGTACCTCGGCGTCCCCTACGTCTTCGCCGGGGAGGATGCGAGCGGCATGGACTGCTCCGGCCTCGTGCAGCGCGTCTTCGCCGACCACGGCATCGACGTGCCGCGGCTCGTGCGTGACCAGAAGAACCTCGGCACCGAGGTGCCGTCGCTCGCCGAGGCGCGCCCCGGCGACCTCATCGTCACCGGCGGTGGCGGCCACATCTCCATCTACGCCGGCGACGGCATGGTCATCCACGCGCCCTACCCGGGCCGCACCGTCTCGCTGCAGAAGCTGTGGGTCGGCGAGGACGGCATCGACACGATCCGCCGGATCGCCCCCACCCAGTCCGCCCCGCCCGCGCCGGCGCCGATCGCCCCCGCGGCGACGGACGTCACCGCGCTGCTCGCGTCCGCCCTCGGCGGCTCGGGGCTCGGTGGCTCGGGGCTCGGTGGCGCCGGGCTCAGTGCGGGTCTGGGCGGCGCCGGGCTCGGCGGGTCGGCCGCCGGTGCCGGCACGATCGCCCGACTGCTGGTCGCCCAGTCGGCGCTGCTCGCGGGAGCGCGCTCGTGA
- a CDS encoding flagellar export protein FliJ, producing MSRLFPLAGLLRIRQVEKDLAAAELAAARADAARTAHRRRAARSVLAAGPSQPNSAETVTAIAAARASTSSMLADLGALEAGHRQRIDEARAAHDEARGRQLAIEKLGERFAVEQGVLEARAEQGVLDELAARAWHTRNRGKA from the coding sequence ATGAGCCGGCTCTTCCCGCTCGCCGGGCTGCTGCGCATCCGCCAGGTCGAGAAGGACCTCGCCGCCGCAGAACTCGCCGCCGCCCGCGCCGACGCGGCACGCACCGCCCACCGCCGGCGCGCGGCCCGGAGCGTGCTCGCTGCGGGACCGTCGCAGCCGAACTCGGCCGAGACGGTGACCGCGATCGCGGCCGCTCGCGCGTCCACATCGAGCATGCTCGCCGATCTGGGGGCCCTCGAGGCGGGCCACCGGCAGCGCATCGACGAAGCACGAGCGGCGCACGACGAGGCCCGCGGACGACAGCTCGCGATCGAGAAGCTCGGCGAGCGCTTCGCCGTCGAACAAGGCGTGCTCGAGGCGCGCGCCGAACAGGGCGTGCTCGACGAGCTCGCCGCACGGGCGTGGCATACACGGAACAGGGGGAAGGCATGA
- a CDS encoding FliI/YscN family ATPase, whose protein sequence is MSAAVLHRPTALDRVTDAARPLRSGTVAAVAGLGIEIRGLTAGLGDLVTLGDGLRAEVVAVARDSITAMPLDRTDGLVAGTPATTARRRMLVPTGPALLGRVLDATGAPLDDRGPLGQVDRVPVDADAPPALDRARIRTALPLGVRVLDTLTTVGVGQRIGLFAGSGVGKSSLLSMIARGTAAEVSVIALIGERGREVREFLEDDLGPDGLARSVVVVATADQPALMRVRAAFTATRIAEAFRDAGSHVTLMMDSLTRVAMAQREIGLSVGEPPATRGYPPSVFGLLARLLERAGTGPRGSVTGIYTVLVDGDDHNEPIADTARSILDGHVVLDRRLAAAGHFPSIDVLGSVSRVASRVSSPEQVELGRRLRRVLAARRTAQDLLDVGAYARGANPLVDAAVDHEAAIDAFLQQRVDETANAEDSWARLADLVATMGATS, encoded by the coding sequence GTGAGCGCCGCCGTGCTGCACCGCCCGACCGCGCTCGACCGGGTCACCGACGCGGCCCGTCCGCTGCGCAGCGGGACCGTCGCCGCCGTCGCCGGTCTCGGCATCGAGATCCGCGGGCTCACCGCCGGCCTCGGCGACCTCGTCACCCTCGGCGACGGGCTCCGGGCGGAGGTCGTCGCGGTCGCCCGCGACTCGATCACCGCGATGCCGCTCGACCGCACCGACGGGCTCGTCGCCGGCACCCCCGCGACGACGGCACGACGGCGGATGCTCGTGCCGACCGGTCCCGCACTGCTCGGGCGTGTGCTCGACGCCACGGGGGCGCCCCTCGACGACCGCGGACCGCTCGGCCAGGTCGACCGGGTGCCGGTCGACGCCGACGCTCCTCCCGCACTCGACCGTGCGCGCATCCGCACCGCCCTGCCGCTCGGCGTGCGGGTGCTCGACACCCTGACCACCGTCGGTGTGGGGCAGCGGATCGGGCTGTTCGCCGGTTCCGGGGTCGGCAAGTCGTCGCTGCTGTCGATGATCGCGCGCGGCACCGCCGCGGAGGTGTCGGTGATCGCCCTCATCGGCGAGCGCGGACGCGAGGTGAGGGAGTTCCTCGAGGACGACCTCGGGCCCGACGGTCTCGCCCGCTCCGTCGTCGTGGTCGCGACCGCCGACCAGCCCGCGCTCATGCGCGTGCGCGCCGCGTTCACCGCGACCCGCATCGCCGAGGCGTTCCGGGATGCGGGCAGCCACGTGACCCTCATGATGGACTCGCTCACCCGCGTGGCGATGGCGCAGCGCGAGATCGGCCTCTCGGTCGGCGAGCCGCCCGCCACCCGCGGCTACCCGCCGTCGGTGTTCGGGCTGCTCGCCCGGCTGCTCGAACGCGCCGGCACCGGCCCCCGCGGGTCGGTCACGGGCATCTACACCGTGCTCGTCGACGGTGACGACCACAACGAGCCGATCGCCGACACGGCCCGGTCGATCCTCGACGGTCACGTCGTGCTCGACCGTCGGCTCGCGGCCGCGGGCCACTTCCCCTCGATCGACGTGCTCGGCTCCGTCTCGCGCGTCGCGTCGCGGGTGAGCTCGCCGGAGCAGGTCGAGCTCGGGCGTCGGCTGCGACGCGTGCTCGCCGCGCGACGCACGGCGCAGGACCTGCTCGACGTGGGCGCATACGCGCGCGGCGCGAACCCGCTCGTGGATGCGGCGGTCGACCACGAGGCGGCGATCGACGCGTTCCTGCAGCAGCGGGTCGACGAGACCGCGAACGCCGAGGACTCGTGGGCGCGCCTCGCGGACCTCGTCGCGACGATGGGGGCGACCTCATGA
- a CDS encoding FliH/SctL family protein — protein sequence MSPEPAFAPVSYPVLRDAETDAVAERARIRGHAEGYATGRRAADRELAAERARLADDAERRERQGREAVARAVAALDAARARVEALALPALHTVDASLTAAAIELAEAVLARELTDHPGSVRDRLRNALTGLDAAEVVAVRLHPADRDLVRAVDTGPAHPIAADPALAPGDVVVELADGLLDARIDAALRRARAALAEAAS from the coding sequence ATGTCGCCTGAGCCCGCCTTCGCCCCCGTCAGCTACCCCGTGCTGCGCGACGCCGAGACGGATGCGGTGGCCGAGCGGGCGCGCATCCGCGGGCACGCGGAGGGGTACGCGACCGGTCGCCGCGCCGCGGATCGGGAGCTCGCGGCCGAACGCGCACGGCTCGCCGACGACGCCGAGCGCCGGGAACGCCAGGGTCGCGAGGCCGTCGCGAGGGCGGTCGCCGCGCTCGACGCCGCGCGGGCCCGCGTCGAAGCGCTCGCCCTGCCCGCGCTGCACACGGTCGACGCCTCTCTCACCGCCGCGGCCATCGAGCTCGCCGAGGCGGTGCTCGCCCGCGAGCTCACCGACCACCCCGGCTCGGTGCGCGACCGCCTGCGGAACGCCCTCACCGGTCTCGACGCCGCGGAGGTGGTGGCCGTGCGGCTGCACCCCGCCGACCGCGACCTCGTGAGGGCCGTCGACACCGGCCCCGCGCATCCGATCGCCGCCGACCCGGCCCTCGCGCCCGGCGACGTCGTCGTCGAGCTCGCCGACGGGCTGCTCGACGCGCGCATCGACGCCGCCCTGCGGCGCGCCCGCGCCGCGCTCGCGGAGGCGGCATCGTGA